One segment of Acropora muricata isolate sample 2 chromosome 8, ASM3666990v1, whole genome shotgun sequence DNA contains the following:
- the LOC136925183 gene encoding uncharacterized protein: protein MFVSVGAAAKRLPHGSGILKTSSGKVLYSGEWCKGKRHGDGEAPIYAASYTVGDSTAQHGYYTGAWKHNMRHGRGKMYFTSGAVYDGQWKFDKMTGHGTLKLPDGSIQEGSWRDGKLHGYAVFTWPHGVCEYREYDEKQGQLRSCQIKEENLESISLKSSFYSQLMNLQECVNKLKDDKGILTEQLNAFEEDHAKTAGQVMASLCKLQEWKDDMRKNQEEFNTKLKETESKSADKIRTLENELEQSQNAQLCQICFERSRDCIIMPCTHLLYCRICVSEHKMKGVNRCPSCRGPISGEILCNINHS from the exons ATGTTTGTCAGTGTTGGCGCAGCTGCCAAACGTCTCCCGCATGGAAGTGGTATTTTGAAAACTTCAAGTGGCAAGGTGCTGTATAGTGGTGAATGGTGCAAAG GTAAGAGGCATGGAGACGGTGAGGCACCTATTTATGCTGCATCATATACTGTTGGCGACTCCACAGCTCAACATGGATATTACACAGGCGCATGGAAACATAACATGAG ACATGGACGAGGAAAGATGTATTTCACTTCCGGTGCTGTCTATGACGGTCAGTGGAAGTTCGACAAAATGACAGGTCACGGTACGTTAAAACTTCCGGATGGATCAATTCAGGAAGGAAGTTGGAGAGATGGAAAGTTACACGGCTACGCTGTCTTTACCTGGCCCCATGGCGTCTGCGAATACCGCGAATATGATGAAAAGCAAG GTCAGTTACGATCCTGTCAAATCAAAGAAGAAAACTTGGAAAGCATTTCACTTAAGAGCTCATTTTATTCCCAGCTCATGAATTTGCAGGAATGTGTAAATAAACTTAAAGATGACAAAGGCATCTTAACCGAGCAGTTGAATGCTTTCGAAGAAGACCATGCAAAGACAGCTGGCCAAGTCATGGCCTCGCTTTGCAAGCTGCAAGAATGGAAGGACGACATgcgaaaaaatcaagaagaatttaatacaaaattgaaagaaaCGGAATCCAAAAGCGCAGACAAAATTCGAACTCTAGAAAACGAGCTGGAACAATCCCAAAATGCGCAGTTGTGTCAAATTTGCTTTGAACGGTCACGTGACTGTATCATTATGCCATGCACCCATTTGTTGTACTGCAGAATTTGTGTGAGTGAGCATAAGATGAAGGGTGTAAACCGTTGCCCTTCGTGTCGCGGGCCAATTTCTGGAGAAATCTTATGTAACATTAATCATTCGTAG